One Polaribacter sp. SA4-12 genomic window carries:
- a CDS encoding response regulator, with product MITIIMAEDHQMLIDGVKSFFEYDDEINIIGSVNDGEELVKLVSLKQPKLVITDIRMPKMDGIQATRIIKKKLPHIHVLAMTMFDQPDAIKQMLDAGATGYILKNSGIKMLSKAIVTVANGETFFDPNVAFNFMNSYIDDNVTIGKSDKVILSNREKEILNLISNGKTSKEIAESLFIAKTTVDTHRKNMIRKLDLSSGNELVKYAIDKKYKF from the coding sequence ATGATTACAATTATAATGGCAGAAGATCATCAAATGTTAATCGATGGAGTAAAATCTTTCTTTGAATATGATGATGAAATAAATATTATTGGCTCTGTAAATGACGGAGAAGAATTAGTGAAATTAGTTTCCTTAAAACAGCCCAAATTAGTTATTACAGATATCAGAATGCCAAAAATGGATGGAATTCAAGCTACCAGAATTATAAAGAAAAAACTTCCTCATATTCATGTTTTAGCAATGACAATGTTTGATCAACCAGATGCAATTAAACAAATGTTAGATGCTGGTGCAACTGGTTATATATTAAAAAATTCAGGAATTAAAATGTTATCGAAAGCAATTGTTACTGTTGCAAATGGAGAAACTTTCTTTGACCCAAATGTGGCGTTCAATTTTATGAATAGTTATATAGATGATAATGTAACTATTGGCAAATCAGATAAAGTAATTTTATCTAACAGGGAAAAAGAAATTTTAAATTTAATTTCTAATGGAAAAACATCAAAAGAAATAGCAGAGAGTTTATTTATTGCAAAAACGACAGTAGATACGCATAGAAAAAACATGATTCGTAAGCTTGATTTATCTTCTGGTAATGAATTGGTTAAATACGCTATTGATAAGAAATATAAATTTTAA
- a CDS encoding sensor histidine kinase, translated as MICSLSYAQNSQKDSAYFYFKKAIEFSNNNKHFGAYKNYIKAKNIYVYLNEIDSVAECNLELFELIASQNNLEDNSKPYLDDYYEYALKKNDSLKLLVASNSYASYFWDSDTIELSIKYYKNSLRLTENIKLRKYRVTVYANLAYLFTKTKTDSASYYFKKTLSLYTKEDKNQLFATYINYAVFFQKQNKFEEAIIQLNNAAKIEPTAYKLKYNKILYGKFANCYQEIGYYKKAYEAYEKYNIYRDSLNNTAQNIAISDLDVKYQTAEKDKKILETEAKRLKNRNLLIGSLLFILLAGTIAVLSLKNSKRKRKLAEQDKELETQKNLTLLKEQELTTINAMVDGQEKERKRIAEDLHDNLGSVLATLKLHFENLKMNREKKKINQEMLFDKTEGLIDEAYLKVRSIAHAKNAGVLANQGLLVAIQMMAEKISSADKIQIEVIDFGLDKRLENSLEISVFRITQELITNIIKHANAKNATINISLYDKNLNIIIEDDGLGFDIKKVNLKNGMGISSIKTRVSHLGGTFNVDSTKGKGSSIIIDIPIS; from the coding sequence ATGATTTGTAGTTTATCTTATGCACAAAATTCACAAAAGGATTCAGCTTATTTTTACTTTAAAAAAGCAATCGAATTTAGTAATAATAATAAACATTTTGGTGCCTATAAAAATTACATTAAAGCTAAAAATATTTACGTTTATTTAAATGAAATTGATAGTGTAGCAGAATGCAACCTTGAACTTTTTGAGTTAATAGCTTCTCAAAATAATTTAGAAGACAATTCTAAACCTTACCTAGATGATTATTACGAATATGCCTTAAAAAAGAATGATTCTTTAAAGTTATTAGTAGCAAGTAATAGTTATGCTAGTTATTTCTGGGATTCAGATACCATTGAATTATCAATAAAATACTATAAAAACTCTCTAAGACTTACTGAAAATATAAAGTTAAGAAAGTATAGGGTTACTGTTTATGCTAATTTAGCTTACCTTTTTACAAAAACAAAAACAGACTCAGCTAGTTACTACTTTAAAAAAACATTAAGTTTATATACCAAAGAAGACAAAAATCAACTATTTGCAACTTACATCAATTATGCTGTTTTTTTCCAAAAACAAAATAAATTTGAAGAAGCAATTATACAGTTGAATAATGCAGCAAAAATTGAACCTACAGCTTATAAATTAAAATATAACAAAATATTATATGGCAAATTTGCAAATTGTTACCAAGAAATTGGATATTATAAAAAAGCATATGAAGCTTATGAAAAATACAATATATATAGAGACAGTTTAAATAATACTGCTCAAAATATTGCTATTTCAGATTTAGATGTAAAATATCAAACTGCAGAAAAAGATAAAAAAATACTTGAAACAGAAGCTAAAAGACTAAAGAATAGAAATCTTTTAATTGGCTCTCTCCTATTCATTTTATTAGCTGGAACTATTGCTGTTTTATCACTAAAAAACTCTAAACGAAAAAGAAAACTAGCAGAACAAGATAAAGAACTAGAAACTCAAAAAAACCTTACACTTTTAAAAGAACAAGAACTGACTACTATTAATGCAATGGTAGATGGTCAAGAAAAAGAACGCAAGCGTATTGCAGAAGATTTACATGATAATTTAGGTTCTGTTTTAGCTACTCTTAAACTACATTTTGAGAATCTTAAAATGAATCGTGAGAAGAAAAAGATAAATCAAGAAATGTTGTTTGATAAAACAGAAGGGTTAATAGATGAAGCTTACTTAAAGGTTAGAAGTATTGCACATGCTAAAAATGCTGGCGTTTTAGCAAATCAAGGTTTATTAGTCGCCATACAAATGATGGCTGAAAAAATATCTTCGGCAGATAAAATTCAAATTGAAGTTATCGACTTTGGTTTAGATAAAAGACTAGAAAATAGTTTAGAAATTAGTGTTTTTCGAATTACACAAGAGTTGATTACCAATATTATAAAACATGCAAATGCTAAAAACGCAACCATCAACATTTCTTTATATGATAAAAATCTAAACATTATAATAGAAGATGATGGGTTAGGATTTGATATAAAGAAGGTTAATCTTAAAAACGGAATGGGAATCAGTTCTATAAAAACACGAGTTAGCCATTTAGGAGGTACTTTTAATGTAGATTCTACCAAAGGAAAAGGAAGCTCAATAATTATTGATATTCCAATTTCTTAA
- a CDS encoding ZIP family metal transporter, with amino-acid sequence MSYILLIASVLFGSILVFIIKPNNKIVRLLLAFSGAYLLSVTILHLLPEVYTETTEYKKVGIFILVGIIIQSVLESFSKGAEHGHIHIHTDGKEFPTLLFVSLCIHAFSEGLPIHNAGDNLLWAIVVHKIPIAVVLTTFLIQTKYSKKITYIFLVAFALMSPLGMLLGDKIPFFTTYATEITALIVGVFLHISTIILFESTENHKFNLQKFIAILLGVLLTIFTL; translated from the coding sequence ATGAGTTATATTCTTTTAATAGCATCTGTTCTTTTTGGTTCTATCTTGGTTTTTATTATAAAACCAAACAATAAAATAGTCCGTTTATTATTAGCTTTTAGTGGTGCTTATCTATTATCTGTTACTATTTTACATTTATTACCAGAAGTATATACTGAAACCACCGAATATAAAAAAGTCGGAATTTTTATTTTAGTCGGAATTATTATTCAGTCTGTTTTAGAATCTTTTTCTAAAGGAGCAGAACATGGACATATTCATATTCATACGGATGGAAAAGAGTTTCCAACGCTTTTATTTGTAAGTCTATGTATACATGCTTTTTCTGAAGGATTACCAATTCATAATGCTGGTGATAATTTATTATGGGCAATTGTGGTGCACAAAATACCAATTGCGGTTGTTTTAACTACTTTTCTAATTCAGACTAAATACTCGAAAAAAATAACTTATATTTTTTTGGTTGCTTTTGCTTTAATGAGTCCTTTAGGAATGTTATTGGGAGATAAAATCCCTTTTTTCACAACCTATGCAACTGAAATTACAGCTTTAATTGTTGGGGTTTTCTTACATATTTCTACAATTATACTTTTTGAAAGCACTGAAAACCATAAATTTAACTTACAAAAGTTTATTGCAATTCTTTTAGGAGTATTACTTACTATTTTTACTTTATAG
- a CDS encoding class I SAM-dependent DNA methyltransferase produces MKTKDWFTDWFNTSYYHTLYKERNDGEAQLFMKNITSFLNLPKTTHILDLPCGKGRHSVFLNSLGYKVTGGDLAANSIKLAKEFENETLNFKVHDMRAHFNNKYDAIFNLFTSFGYFEDDKEDILILNNIKQGLNKDGFFVFDFLNAEKVKLNLVATETKTVDNITFNIKREIKDGFIFKHISFFADGENHSYTEQVKYLNLDKMTAFFEDVGFTITNVFGNYDLNTYEAKTSDRLIIIAK; encoded by the coding sequence ATGAAAACAAAAGATTGGTTTACAGATTGGTTTAACACTTCTTATTATCATACGCTTTATAAAGAGAGAAATGATGGTGAAGCGCAATTGTTTATGAAGAATATTACTTCTTTTTTAAATTTGCCAAAAACGACTCATATTTTAGATTTACCTTGTGGAAAAGGGCGTCATTCTGTATTTTTAAATTCTTTAGGATATAAAGTTACAGGTGGAGATTTGGCTGCTAATAGTATTAAATTGGCTAAAGAATTTGAGAACGAGACTTTAAATTTTAAAGTACACGATATGCGTGCGCATTTTAATAATAAGTATGATGCTATTTTTAATCTGTTTACTAGCTTTGGTTATTTTGAAGATGATAAAGAAGACATTTTAATTTTAAACAACATTAAACAAGGTTTAAATAAAGATGGTTTTTTTGTGTTTGATTTTTTAAATGCTGAAAAAGTAAAATTAAATTTAGTTGCTACAGAAACTAAAACGGTAGATAACATTACATTCAACATTAAAAGAGAAATTAAAGATGGCTTTATCTTTAAACATATTTCATTTTTTGCTGATGGAGAAAATCATTCTTATACAGAACAAGTAAAATATTTAAATCTTGATAAAATGACAGCTTTCTTTGAAGATGTTGGTTTTACCATTACAAATGTTTTTGGAAATTATGATTTAAATACATACGAAGCTAAAACTTCTGATCGATTAATTATTATTGCAAAATGA
- a CDS encoding THUMP domain-containing class I SAM-dependent RNA methyltransferase, which yields MNKDFKMTATTLFGLEGVLANELKELGAQDVKEGIRMVSFRGDTGFMYKANIALRTAVRILKPIKVCKIYDEEDLYEAIQKIKWENYLDTEGTFAIGAVVNSKNFTSNSHYISLKSKDAIADYFRHKYSKRPNVDLDYPDLKVHIHIHKEWLTVSLDSSGDSLHKRGYRTATNIAPINEVLAAGMVLLSGYRGEENFIDPMCGSGTILIEAAMIANNIPANINRKLFAFENWKDYDEDLYFTIQESLLKKIRSSHFKIMGFDKAPSAVQKAQANVENANLDEFIGVHHVNFFNSKKEVFGNTTILFNPPYGERLNIDTEEFYKKIGDTLKHNYPGSSAWLITSDTDALKCVGLRTSKRIALKNGDLNCKFVKYELYEGTRKFKEHKEEDTSEADLEANAED from the coding sequence ATGAACAAAGATTTTAAAATGACGGCAACTACACTTTTCGGTTTAGAAGGTGTTTTGGCAAATGAGTTAAAAGAACTAGGCGCACAAGATGTTAAAGAAGGCATCAGAATGGTTTCTTTTAGAGGTGATACAGGTTTTATGTACAAAGCAAATATTGCTTTAAGAACTGCTGTGAGAATTTTAAAACCGATAAAAGTTTGTAAGATTTACGATGAAGAAGATTTGTATGAAGCGATTCAGAAAATTAAATGGGAAAACTATTTAGATACTGAAGGTACTTTTGCAATAGGAGCAGTGGTAAATTCTAAGAATTTTACATCTAACTCACATTATATTTCTTTAAAGTCGAAAGATGCAATTGCAGATTATTTTCGTCATAAATATAGTAAAAGACCTAACGTAGATTTAGATTATCCAGATTTAAAGGTACACATTCACATTCATAAAGAATGGTTGACTGTTTCTTTAGATTCTTCAGGAGATTCTTTACATAAAAGAGGGTACAGAACAGCGACTAATATTGCGCCAATAAACGAAGTTTTGGCTGCTGGTATGGTTTTGTTATCTGGTTATAGAGGTGAAGAAAACTTTATTGACCCGATGTGTGGTTCTGGTACAATTTTAATTGAAGCTGCAATGATTGCGAATAACATTCCTGCAAATATCAATAGAAAATTGTTTGCTTTCGAAAACTGGAAAGATTATGATGAAGATTTATACTTTACAATTCAAGAATCATTATTAAAGAAAATTCGTTCTTCTCATTTTAAAATTATGGGATTCGATAAAGCACCATCTGCTGTACAAAAAGCACAAGCAAACGTCGAAAACGCAAATTTAGATGAATTTATAGGTGTACACCATGTCAACTTTTTTAACTCTAAAAAAGAAGTTTTTGGTAACACTACCATTTTATTTAATCCACCTTATGGTGAACGTTTAAATATTGATACAGAAGAATTTTACAAGAAAATTGGTGATACATTAAAGCACAATTACCCAGGTTCTTCAGCTTGGTTAATAACATCAGATACAGACGCTTTAAAATGTGTAGGATTAAGAACTTCTAAAAGAATCGCTCTTAAAAACGGGGATTTAAACTGTAAGTTTGTAAAATACGAATTGTACGAAGGAACACGTAAATTTAAAGAACACAAAGAAGAAGATACTTCAGAAGCCGATTTAGAAGCAAATGCTGAAGATTAA